One segment of Salvelinus alpinus chromosome 1, SLU_Salpinus.1, whole genome shotgun sequence DNA contains the following:
- the slc16a6b gene encoding solute carrier family 16 member 6b yields the protein MQGLKSAVRGCGGPCVYEAVPDGGWGWAVAVAFFFVEVFTYGTIKSLGVFLQDLMTEFGESNSRVSWVIAICVFILTFTAPLATVLSNRFGYRPVVMFGGFLISLGTISSAFVSSINEMYVTIGIVSGLGYCLTFLPTITILSQYFNRRRSLVTALASSGESFAMFAFAPAFMALKETIGWRRCFIVIGLMQASLIGCGALLRPIIIRPDQEVSGEVSNKEKLSVKLQTIYELENEDSQTNVSSEESEESGDSGVTSLSASSADLRATTATQDPSETRALMEDQGEKNQGGQATLGTPLNQLEAGEKEQGEVGPLVQPCRPKLLDFSVLNDGAFICYSLFGLFATLGFFAPSLYIIELSKSRGVHPEKSAYMLSVMAVSEVCGRLSIGVILNKVRMRKTQVLLGCVVLLCLVLLAFALVTEFWGLAACCCLYGFLMGTVGSTHIPMLAEDYVVGIERMPSSVGVYMCIQSFAGLAGPPLAGLLVDKTQNYGSAFYSCAVGMGLGAIFLAMVGPAKSGLCHRGKTRKQEEEEGEEEEEGEEERGGEEEEEKVSQDSGSTDYLDVDLVVETSPAKWSPEQETNVV from the exons ATGCAGGGGTTAAAGTCAGCGGTGCGGGGGTGCGGTGGTCCATGTGTGTACGAGGCGGTGCCAGACGGAGGCTGGGGCTGGGCGGTGGCCGTGGCCTTCTTCTTCGTTGAGGTGTTTACTTACGGGACCATCAAGTCTCTGGGGGTGTTCCTCCAGGACCTCATGACAGAGTTTGGGGAAAGCAACAGCAGAGTATCCTGGGTCATCGCAATCTGCGTCTTCATCCTCACCTTCACAG ccccTCTGGCCACGGTGCTCAGTAACCGGTTCGGGTACCGTCCCGTAGTGATGTTTGGGGGTTTTCTGATCAGTCTGGGGACCATCAGCTCTGCTTTCGTCTCCTCCATCAACGAGATGTACGTCACCATCGGCATCGTCTCAG GTCTGGGGTACTGCCTGACCTTCCtgcccaccatcaccatcctgtCTCAGTACTTCAACAGGAGGAGGTCCCTGGTCACCGCCCTGGCCTCCTCAGGGGAGTCCTTTGCCATGTTTGCCTTCGCACCAG cCTTCATGGCCTTGAAGGAGACCATCGGCTGGCGCCGCTGCTTCATTGTCATCGGTCTCATGCAGGCCTCCCTGATTGGCTGCGGCGCTCTGCTTCGACCAATCATCATCAGACCTGACCAGGAAGTGTCAGGGGAGGTGTCCAATAAGGAGAAGCTATCCGTTAAGCTGCAGACGATCTACGAGCTGGAGAATGAGGACAGCCAGACCAACGTTAGCTCTGAGGAGTCTGAGGAGTCAGGGGATTCTGGGGtcacctctctgtctgcctccagTGCTGACCTCCGGGCCACCACAGCCACACAGGACCCCTCTGAGACCCGGGCCCTCATGGAGGACCAGGGGGAGAAGAACCAGGGTGGACAGGCAACCCTTGGAACCCCACTGAATCAGCTGGAGGCTGGGGAGAAAGAGCAGGGTGAGGTGGGTCCCCTTGTCCAACCCTGCAGACCTAAACTCCTAGACTTTTCAGTGTTAAACGATGGAGCGTTcatctgctactctctgtttggcCTCTTCGCCACGCTGGGGTTCTTCGCCCCGTCACTTTACATCATAGAACTCAGTAAGAGCCGCGGCGTCCACCCAGAAAAGTCGGCCTACATGCTCTCTGTAATGGCGGTGTCCGAGGTCTGCGGGCGCCTGTCCATCGGGGTCATTTTAAACAAGGTGCGGATGCGTAAGACCCAGGTGCTTCTGGGATGTGTAGTTCTGCTGTGTCTGGTGCTGCTTGCCTTCGCCCTGGTGACTGAGTTCTGGGGCCTGGCAGCCTGCTGCTGTCTCTATGGCTTCCTGATGGGCACCGTGGGTTCTACACACATCCCCATGCTGGCAGAGGATTACGTGGTGGGCATAGAGAGGATGCCCTCGTCCGTGGGGGTCTATATGTGTATCCAGAGCTTTGCTGGGCTGGCCGGACCACCGCTGGCGG GCCTGTTGGTGGACAAGACCCAGAACTATGGCTCAGCCTTCTACTCCTGTGCTGTGGGAATGGGCCTGGGCGCCATCTTCCTCGCCATGGTGGGGCCTGCCAAGTCTGGCCTCTGCCACCGCGGGAAGACGAgaaaacaggaggaggaggaaggagaggaggaggaggaaggagaggaggagagaggaggagaggaggaggaggagaaggtttCTCAGGACAGTGGATCAACTGATTATCTAGATGTTGATCTGGTTGTGGAGACCAGTCCGGCTAAATGGTCCCCAGAACAGGAGACCAACGTGGTCTGA